The Streptomyces sp. cg36 genomic interval CGTGGTCGACCTCTAGCAGCAGGGTCTTGTCCGACTGGACGATCAGTGGCCCATTCACGCGGTACACCCTCATTCCGGACGCGGCAGGTGGCGAAACCTCCAGTGTGCCCCAGCCGGTCAAGCAGAGGGGGTGGCCGCCGGGTCAGGCCGGGTCGTCGGCGAGCTCGGCCACGCCCGTGATCCGGTGCAGCGGATAGGTGCGGACCTCGTCGGCCGTGTGGTCGTACGCCGTCACGAAGCCGCCCTCCACCCGGACCGGGGCGATCACGCGCTGGCTGGCCGCGCCGTCCGCGTTCACATAGCCGATCCACAGCGCCGACCCGGTCAGCACGGCCGCCTGGACCGTCGCCAGCGTCTCGGCGGAGCTCGTCCGGGGCAGCCCGCCCGGCTCGGCGGCGGCCCGCCGGGGCGTCTCCTTGCGGACCACCGTGGCCGCCTCGTCGCCCGCCCGGACGGCCCGCACCGCGGCGCCCAGCAGCGTCTCGTCGGGCAGCGGCGGCCCGTCGGGCACGGGCACGGGCGCGCTGCGGGCCGGGGTGCGGCGGGTGTCGGCGCGGGTGATCACCACATCGCCCTCGGCGGACTCGGCGGCCGGCGCGTACCCCATCGCCCGCAGGCCGTCGAGGAGCGCGGCCGGGTCGGCCTGCGCGGCCAGCACCGTCGGGGCGAGCCGGCGCAGCCGCAGCCCGGCCGAGCGACGGTCGCCGACGATCTCGTCCAGGAGCGTGTCGTCGTCGCACCGCACGTACGCGGAGGCGGCGCCCACCCGCAGGTGGCCGTGGCGCCGGGCCACGTCGTCGATGAGGTAGCTGAGCGGCTGCGGCACCGGCGTACGGCTGTGCGCCGCCAGGAAGGCGTGCAGGTCGGAGGCCGACTGCCCGGCGTCCAGCGCCCGGCGCACCGAGGCGGGCGTGAACCGGTAGACGGTGGCGCCACCCTTCGACTCGATGTCCGCGAGCACGTTCAGGGCCGCCGCCAGCGGGCGCCGCAGCGGCCCCGGGGCGACCGCCGTCAGATCGGCCTGGAGCAGTACGTGGTCGACCGGCTCGGGCAGGTGCGGGGCGAGCGCGGCGGCGGCCGTCAGGGCCAGCAGCGAGGTGGTGGACTTCGCCGAGGCGGCCGAGGTGGCCGCCTCGCCGGGCGCGCCGCCCGCCGTGTGCACCGCGCCCAGCAGCGCCCGCCCGTGCCCCGACAGCGCGCCCCGGCCGGTCACCCCGAGCAGCTCGGCCTCGGCCAGCGTCCACCCGGCCAGGCGCGGGCGCAGGTCCTCGGGGCCGGTGCGGGCCGGGTGCTCCCAGCGCAGCCGGGCCAGCAGGGTGTCCGGGTCGGGCGCGGTGCCCTCCGGCAGGTGCGCCAGCAGGGTCAGCACGCGCCGGCGGACCTCCGGCGCCGGGGAGCGGTCCAGGTCCGGCCCGAGCGCCGACAGGGTGCGGGCGCGCGCGTCCTGGCCGCCGACCAGCCCCGGCGTACGGGTCGCGGCGAGCCAGGCGGCGGCGAGGCGCGACCAGCGCTCGGCGGGCGGCAGGTCCAGCCACTCGTCGTACGCGGGCGTCGGCGCGTACCGCTCGTCCGCCTCGCCGTCCGACGCCAACAGCCCGGCCGCGTAGGCGAGTTCGAGCCAGAAGGCGGCCGTCTGCTCGGTCGTGTCCAGGGCCGCCGCCGTGCGCTTGAGGTCGCGCACGCTCAGCCCGCCCGCGCGCAGGACGGGCGGGCCGCCCTCGTTCCACTCCGTCAGCAGGTCCTCGACGAGGGTGAGCGCGGTGAGCGCCTGGCCCGCGGCGGCCGAGTCCACCACCGGCGCGCGGTACTCGCGGGCCGGCGCGACGGCGGGCGCCAGCGGCTCCGGCGCCCGGTGCGCGCGCCCGGCGCGCAGATGCAGGGCGACCTCGCGGGGCAGCACCAGGGTGCGCGCGGACGTCGGCAGCAGCAGCCCGTGGTCGCGCAGCCAGCGCACGGGCGGCGCGGGATCCGCCGACACCTCCCCGTACGGCGGCCCCCACACCAGCCGGTCCAGCACCCCCAGCGCCTCCGGCGGCGCGGTGTCCAGGAGCGCGGACATCCGGACGCGGTCGGTGAACAGGGCGGTCAGCGCGGCGACCGCGGACACCGGGTCGTGCGTGGCGGGCAGCCCGGCCGCCCGCAGGATCTCCTGGACCCGCCCCGGCGACATGCCCGCCGTGGCCTCGGCGACGGTGGGGCCGAGGCCGGTGGGGGAGGGGTGGCCG includes:
- a CDS encoding helicase-associated domain-containing protein translates to MGTGERNQEAHVPEGTTEASGAGSGAGTAAPGAGSAAPRTLAEALRARSDASLAALLRARPDLLTPVPNDLTQLATRAGTRASVVRALERLDLFALQTAQALAVAPDPAPYEVLRTLLTGDDGNADVASALPGAVAALREQALVWGPDERLRLVRTARELLAPAPGHPSPTGLGPTVAEATAGMSPGRVQEILRAAGLPATHDPVSAVAALTALFTDRVRMSALLDTAPPEALGVLDRLVWGPPYGEVSADPAPPVRWLRDHGLLLPTSARTLVLPREVALHLRAGRAHRAPEPLAPAVAPAREYRAPVVDSAAAGQALTALTLVEDLLTEWNEGGPPVLRAGGLSVRDLKRTAAALDTTEQTAAFWLELAYAAGLLASDGEADERYAPTPAYDEWLDLPPAERWSRLAAAWLAATRTPGLVGGQDARARTLSALGPDLDRSPAPEVRRRVLTLLAHLPEGTAPDPDTLLARLRWEHPARTGPEDLRPRLAGWTLAEAELLGVTGRGALSGHGRALLGAVHTAGGAPGEAATSAASAKSTTSLLALTAAAALAPHLPEPVDHVLLQADLTAVAPGPLRRPLAAALNVLADIESKGGATVYRFTPASVRRALDAGQSASDLHAFLAAHSRTPVPQPLSYLIDDVARRHGHLRVGAASAYVRCDDDTLLDEIVGDRRSAGLRLRRLAPTVLAAQADPAALLDGLRAMGYAPAAESAEGDVVITRADTRRTPARSAPVPVPDGPPLPDETLLGAAVRAVRAGDEAATVVRKETPRRAAAEPGGLPRTSSAETLATVQAAVLTGSALWIGYVNADGAASQRVIAPVRVEGGFVTAYDHTADEVRTYPLHRITGVAELADDPA